A stretch of Oncorhynchus gorbuscha isolate QuinsamMale2020 ecotype Even-year linkage group LG24, OgorEven_v1.0, whole genome shotgun sequence DNA encodes these proteins:
- the LOC124013110 gene encoding cellular retinoic acid-binding protein 2-like — MIDYYNKLFTPEMDRKVANFSGLWKMKTSENFEELLKALGVNVFVRKIAVAAASRPAVEITQQGESLSIQTSTSVRTTHVSFTVGQPFNEDTVDGRSCTSTPRWETDSKISCEQTLQKGEGPKTAWTREVTNDGELILTMSAGDVVCTRVYQRE, encoded by the exons ATGATCGACTACTATAACAAACTATTTACACCGGAAATGGACCGTAAAGTTGCAAACTTCTCTGGGTTGTGGAAAATGAAGACTTCTGAAAACTTTGAAGAACTCCTGAAAGCGCTGG GTGTGAACGTGTTTGTCAGGAAGATAGCCGTGGCTGCAGCCTCCAGACCTGCAGTAGAGATCACCCAGCAGGGAGAGAGCCTCTCCATCCAGACCTCCACCAGCGTACGCACCACCCATGTCTCCTTCACCGTGGGACAGCCCTTCAATGAGGACACAGTGGACGGACGCTCTTGCACC AGTACCCCTCGCTGGGAGACAGATAGTAAGATCAGCTGTGAGCAGACCTTGCAGAAAGGGGAGGGCCCTAAGACTGCCTGGACCCGTGAAGTGACCAATGATGGTGAACTCATTTTG ACAATGAGCGCTGGGGATGTTGTGTGCACCAGAGTATATCAACGAGAATGA
- the LOC124012610 gene encoding uncharacterized protein LOC124012610 yields the protein MHLLSMSTEWPTYDSRSSTPSFLLSESDVTEDEADIDVFTSESEGDSSGGGKTCSVPRLHWSMAGSGQAKCFPHTTAYPSMMASPGSAALSTEETMQGDLAFAQKCSELQKFIRPLLELLNGLKTGRFERGLSSFQSSVAIDRLQRILGILQKPEMGEKFLRTLLQVEMMLKMWFPHVTPVAATQNPTPSLPPRWHQNQLCMPVKKRKLSWLDSDFPNAAPPSCKRLQREDNYQELTSQDSCPLSTDTYYPSCLTVSKRRKGNKRLEISPCSACGSPATQDSRVSSTLLVFHSHQLSLHGHQPQRYHSGPVTAKTETDIASVETQRRGQSIPILLRSMKQEPE from the exons ATGCATTTGTTGAGCATGTCCACCGAATGGCCGACCTATGATTCCCGCTCCTCCACACCCAGCTTCCTCCTCAGCGAGAGCGACGTGACTGAGGATGAGGCAGACATTGATGTCTTCACCTCCGAAAGTGAGGGAGATAGCTCAGGGGGTGGCAAGACCTGCTCAGTACCTAGGTTACACTGGTCCATGGCTGGGAGTGGACAAGCAAAATGCTTTCCTCACACCACCGCCTACCCATCCATGATGGCTTCCCCTGGCAGTGCTGCGTTAAGCACAGAGGAGACCATGCAAGGAGACCTGGCCTTCGCTCAGAAA TGTTCAGAGCTGCAAAAGTTTATCAGACCCCTGTTGGAGCTTCTGAATGGACTCAAGACAGGGAGATTTGAGAGAGGTCTTAGCAGTTTCCAGTCGAGCGTTGCCATCGATAGACTTCAGAGGATCCTGGGTATTCTTCAGAAACCTGAAATGGG AGAGAAATTCCTCCGCACCCTTCTGCAGGTAGAGATGATGCTGAAGATGTGGTTCCCCCATGTGACCCCTGTCGCTGCCACCCAGAACCCCACACCCAGTCTTCCGCCACGATGGCACCAAAATCAGCTGTGCATGCCAGTCAAG AAGCGCAAGCTTAGCTGGTTGGACTCTGACTTCCCCAATGCCGCCCCACCCAGCTGCAAGCGCCTGCAGCGCGAGGACAACTACCAGGAATTGACCTCACAAGACTCTTGCCCATTGAGCACAGACACCTATTACCCGTCATGTCTGACTGTCAGCAAGAGAAGAAAGGGAAATAAGAGGCTTGAAATTTCACCTTGCTCAGCATGTGGTAGCCCAGCCACACAAGACAGCCGTGTCTCCTCCACCCTCCTGGTCTTTCACTCACATCAGCTCTCCCTCCATGGACATCAGCCACAGAGGTACCACAGCGGGCCTGTAAcagcaaagacagagacagatattgCATCAGTGGAAACCCAAAGGAGGGGTCAGTCTATCCCCATATTACTGAGGTCTATGAAACAAGAGCCGGAGTAG